In Myripristis murdjan chromosome 9, fMyrMur1.1, whole genome shotgun sequence, the following proteins share a genomic window:
- the ercc6l gene encoding DNA excision repair protein ERCC-6-like isoform X1, translating to MDGQMDEISEKLQRAVSMETDDRMDTYHRHIKDGKDVARQGDISKALEFFKLAYNIHPSEKLKNRIMKIEELLAQQGSESEDEEFVNVNNSGLMLFKDLYDKLYDHQREGVAFLYSLYRDGRKGGILADDMGLGKTIQVISFLSGMYDAELVKHTLLVMPTSLIKNWTKEFAKWTPGMRVKEFHGTSKAERTRNLEKIQRRGGVLITTYQMLINNWQVVASYHGREFKWDYMILDEAHKIKTTSTKTAKSAYAVPTKNRVLLTGTPVQNNLREMWALFDFACQGTLLGTSKTFKAEYENPITRAREKDATPGEKALGCKMSENLMATINPYFLRRTKADVQHNQDYPQLESKDNSAPNHEKDAGAVMPTLTRKNDLIVWTFLSAVQEDIYRQFLSLDHIKELLMTTRSPLAELNILKKLCDHPRMLSAVAIAQLGLEESVAESQQGEDYNSATNSIAGVSDETLISESGKLVFLIALLERLREEGHRTLVFAHFRKVLDIIERVLVNRGFKIVRLDGTITQLAEREKRIALFQTDERYSVFLLTTQVGGVGITLTAANRVVIYDPSWNPATDAQAVDRAYRIGQTENVVIYRLITCGTVEEKIYRRQIFKDSLIRQTTGDKKNPFRYFSKQELKELFTLEDARSSTTQMQLQSMHSRHRRTDPELDEHIAHLHTMEMFGISDHDLMFSLDVNNDEGLKDEEEHQYINQRVQKAQELVKAESEIQMQLAESMADSTEPAWLRQPVQHNRERSNEKKPKNSRPSPPFPQKDDNFNRSPVLVELDQSGSGEEPGQQNQSNMVIDLTVNDSMTEEQHTPEVSQELAELDSPKQHSFKKEQSDFKEADTSVLEVINESLKMSDADGDAGAAGDASLEYIESIVEEDEQQQNGTSHSNHTDSKTQEFAVEELQPHGTPLLNKRLSVLQMSNASLNADASKGSVGFESLEGNFNLQLEDSDMFPDMEEEETDAQERKLLSQLQMEGSFNVDKSLCERGDEQEAEESINGFPVSKLNGSADNSIIIANKKKRTAVIYDSDEEEEDDEQMPVRSNFDESLQALGASTPKSVRSGSTPPARSRKSVGGNTSVASRRSLVQSIIEEVENVAEGQTDDDDGTDDYGEDDYDEHVSEGHSDASEEALSHELELEETNGETLNTEDEEEGEDNGEAYESALDTVDDTSGEEMASNPEESTSDPELASNERMDQCVADPAVLSGAAVTAVLADDRTPESEAGSYDFLVQRGKQCYSEGKLDDALNFFLRAIDIQPGDPEIQFMTIQLYRKLSPGTRN from the coding sequence ACACATTAAAGATGGTAAAGATGTCGCCAGACAAGGAGACATATCCAAAGCGTTGGAGTTCTTCAAGTTGGCTTACAACATTCACCCAAGTGAGAAACTTAAAAACCGAATAATGAAAATTGAAGAGCTCCTGGCACAGCAGGGCTCCGAGAGCGAGGATGAAGAGTTTGTGAATGTCAACAACAGCGGTTTAATGCTTTTCAAAGATTTATATGACAAGCTGTACGACcaccagagagagggagtggccTTCCTCTACAGCCTGTACAGAGATGGCCGTAAGGGGGGCATCCTGGCAGATGACATGGGCCTGGGTAAGACCATCCAGGtcatctccttcctctctgGCATGTATGATGCCGAGCTGGTTAAGCACACTCTTCTTGTCATGCCAACATCACTCATCAAAAACTGGACCAAAGAGTTTGCCAAGTGGACTCCTGGCATGAGGGTTAAGGAGTTTCATGGCACCAGCAAAGCAGAGCGGACAAGGAATTTGGAAAAAATTCAGAGAAGAGGTGGCGTGCTCATCACAACGTACCAAATGCTCATCAACAACTGGCAGGTTGTGGCATCTTACCATGGCCGAGAGTTTAAATGGGACTACATGATCCTGGACGAAGCACACAAGATAAAAACCACATCCACGAAAACAGCCAAAAGTGCATATGCTGTACCCACTAAAAACAGGGTTCTTCTAACAGGCACTCCGGTGCAGAACAACCTGAGAGAAATGTGGGCTCTCTTTGACTTTGCTTGCCAAGGAACTCTCCTTGGTACATCTAAAACGTTCAAGGCTGAGTATGAGAACCCCATCACACGCGCCAGAGAGAAGGATGCCACCCCTGGGGAAAAGGCTCTTGGGTGCAAAATGTCTGAAAACCTGATGGCCACTATAAATCCATACTTCCTCCGCCGGACAAAAGCGGATGTGCAGCACAACCAAGACTACCCACAGTTAGAAAGTAAGGACAACTCTGCCCCAAATCATGAAAAAGATGCTGGAGCAGTCATGCCAACGCTAACAAGGAAGAATGACTTGATTGTCTGGACGTTCCTGAGCGCAGTTCAGGAAGACATATACAGGCAGTTTCTTTCACTGGACCATATCAAGGAGCTGCTGATGACCACCAGGTCGCCTCTTGCTGAGCTTAACATCCTAAAGAAACTGTGTGACCACCCAAGGATGCTTTCTGCTGTGGCCATAGCTCAGCTGGGCCTGGAGGAAAGTGTAGCTGAAAGCCAGCAGGGCGAAGACTACAACTCGGCCACTAACAGCATTGCCGGTGTTTCAGATGAAACACTGATATCAGAGTCCGGGAAACTGGTGTTTCTGATCGCGCTTCTTGAGAGGCTCAGGGAAGAAGGTCACCGCACTCTTGTCTTTGCTCACTTCAGGAAGGTGCTTGACATCATAGAACGGGTTCTGGTAAACAGAGGGTTTAAGATAGTGAGACTGGATGGTACAATAACTCAACTTGCCGAAAGAGAGAAGCGCATTGCACTGTTTCAGACAGACGAGCGGTATTCTGTCTTCCTCCTGACTACCCAGGTAGGCGGAGTCGGCATCACCCTGACAGCAGCAAATCGAGTTGTAATCTATGACCCCAGTTGGAACCCAGCCACAGATGCACAGGCTGTTGACCGGGCGTACCGCATTGGCCAGACTGAGAACGTGGTCATATACAGGCTGATCACGTGCGGTACGGTGGAAGAAAAGATCTATAGACGACAGATATTTAAAGATTCACTGATCAGACAGACCACTGGAGACAAGAAAAATCCATTTCGCTACTTCAGTaagcaggagctgaaggagctgttCACACTGGAGGACGCACGCTCCTCAACCACCCAGATGCAGCTCCAGTCTATGCACTCCAGGCACCGACGGACAGACCCTGAGCTGGACGAACACATCGCCCACCTTCACACCATGGAGATGTTTGGGATCTCTGACCACGACCTCATGTTCTCCCTCGACGTCAACAATGATGAGGGCCTCAAGGACGAGGAGGAGCACCAGTACATCAATCAGAGGGTCCAGAAGGCTCAGGAGCTGGTGAAGGCAGAGTCAGAGATTCAGATGCAGCTGGCAGAGAGCATGGCAGACAGCACAGAACCAGCCTGGCTCAGACAGCCAGTTCAACACAACAGGGAGAGATCAAATGAGAAGAAACCAAAAAATTCAAGGCCCAGTCCTCCTTTTCCACAAAAAGATGACAATTTCAACAGGTCTCCGGTTCTGGTAGAGCTTGACCAGTCTGGCTCTGGTGAGGAGCCTGGTCAACAAAATCAAAGTAACATGGTGATTGATCTAACTGTAAATGACAGTATGACAGAAGAACAGCACACTCCAGAAGTTAGCCAGGAGCTCGCAGAGCTGGATTCTCCCAAACAGCATTCTTTCAAGAAGGAGCAGAGTGACTTCAAAGAAGCAGATACTTCCGTTTTGGAGGTGATAAATGAGTCACTGAAAATGAGTGATGCTGATGGTGATGCTGGTGCAGCAGGTGACGCCAGTCTGGAATACATTGAATCCATAGTTGAAGAAGATGAACAACAGCAAAATGGGACTTCCCACTCAAATCACACTGATTCAAAAACTCAAGAATTTGCTGTGGAGGAGTTGCAGCCACATGGCACACCGCTGCTGAACAAGAGACTTTCTGTCTTACAGATGTCCAATGCAAGCTTAAATGCAGACGCATCGAAAGGCAGTGTAGGGTTTGAGTCCCTTGAGGGCAACTTCAACTTACAGCTGGAGGACAGCGACATGTTCCcagacatggaggaggaggaaacagacGCCCAAGAGAGGAAGCTGCTGTCACAGCTACAGATGGAAGGCAGCTTTAATGTGGATAAATCCTTGTGTGAGCGAGGAGATGAACAAGAGGCTGAGGAAAGCATCAACGGCTTCCCTGTCTCCAAACTGAACGGGTCTGCTGACAACTCAATCATCATAGcaaacaagaagaaaagaacagcagtgatttatgacagtgatgaggaagaggaggatgatgagcAGATGCCAGTGAGGAGCAATTTTGATGAGTCTCTCCAGGCATTGGGCGCCTCCACACCGAAATCTGTTCGATCTGGATCCACTCCACCTGCCAGGTCACGAAAGAGTGTTGGAGGAAACACCTCTGTGGCCTCACGGCGCTCGCTTGTCCAATCCATAATTGAGGAAGTAGAGAACGTTGCCGAAGGCCAAACTGATGACGATGATGGTACTGATGATTACGGCGAGGACGACTACGACGAACATGTTTCAGAGGGGCATTCTGATGCCTCTGAAGAAGCTTTGTCTCATGAGCTTGAGCTGGAGGAGACCAATGGAGAGACACTAAacacagaggatgaagaggagggagaagacaATGGCGAGGCATACGAGTCAGCACTGGACACTGTTGATGATACCTCTGGAGAGGAAATGGCTAGTAACCCGGAGGAATCGACCAGCGACCCAGAGCTCGCTTCTAATGAGAGAATGGACCAGTGTGTCGCTGACCCGGCTGTTCTGTCGGGCGCAGCGGTGACGGCGGTCCTTGCTGACGACCGAACTCCTGAGTCGGAGGCCGGGAGCTACGACTTCCTGGTCCAGAGAGGGAAACAGTGCTACAGCGAGGGGAAGCTGGATGACGCACTGAACTTCTTCTTGAGAGCCATTGACATTCAACCTGGTGATCCTGAAATTCAGTTTATGACAATACAACTGTACCGCAAGCTGAGTCCAGGAACTAGGAACTGA
- the ercc6l gene encoding DNA excision repair protein ERCC-6-like isoform X2, with protein sequence MDGQMDEISEKLQRHIKDGKDVARQGDISKALEFFKLAYNIHPSEKLKNRIMKIEELLAQQGSESEDEEFVNVNNSGLMLFKDLYDKLYDHQREGVAFLYSLYRDGRKGGILADDMGLGKTIQVISFLSGMYDAELVKHTLLVMPTSLIKNWTKEFAKWTPGMRVKEFHGTSKAERTRNLEKIQRRGGVLITTYQMLINNWQVVASYHGREFKWDYMILDEAHKIKTTSTKTAKSAYAVPTKNRVLLTGTPVQNNLREMWALFDFACQGTLLGTSKTFKAEYENPITRAREKDATPGEKALGCKMSENLMATINPYFLRRTKADVQHNQDYPQLESKDNSAPNHEKDAGAVMPTLTRKNDLIVWTFLSAVQEDIYRQFLSLDHIKELLMTTRSPLAELNILKKLCDHPRMLSAVAIAQLGLEESVAESQQGEDYNSATNSIAGVSDETLISESGKLVFLIALLERLREEGHRTLVFAHFRKVLDIIERVLVNRGFKIVRLDGTITQLAEREKRIALFQTDERYSVFLLTTQVGGVGITLTAANRVVIYDPSWNPATDAQAVDRAYRIGQTENVVIYRLITCGTVEEKIYRRQIFKDSLIRQTTGDKKNPFRYFSKQELKELFTLEDARSSTTQMQLQSMHSRHRRTDPELDEHIAHLHTMEMFGISDHDLMFSLDVNNDEGLKDEEEHQYINQRVQKAQELVKAESEIQMQLAESMADSTEPAWLRQPVQHNRERSNEKKPKNSRPSPPFPQKDDNFNRSPVLVELDQSGSGEEPGQQNQSNMVIDLTVNDSMTEEQHTPEVSQELAELDSPKQHSFKKEQSDFKEADTSVLEVINESLKMSDADGDAGAAGDASLEYIESIVEEDEQQQNGTSHSNHTDSKTQEFAVEELQPHGTPLLNKRLSVLQMSNASLNADASKGSVGFESLEGNFNLQLEDSDMFPDMEEEETDAQERKLLSQLQMEGSFNVDKSLCERGDEQEAEESINGFPVSKLNGSADNSIIIANKKKRTAVIYDSDEEEEDDEQMPVRSNFDESLQALGASTPKSVRSGSTPPARSRKSVGGNTSVASRRSLVQSIIEEVENVAEGQTDDDDGTDDYGEDDYDEHVSEGHSDASEEALSHELELEETNGETLNTEDEEEGEDNGEAYESALDTVDDTSGEEMASNPEESTSDPELASNERMDQCVADPAVLSGAAVTAVLADDRTPESEAGSYDFLVQRGKQCYSEGKLDDALNFFLRAIDIQPGDPEIQFMTIQLYRKLSPGTRN encoded by the coding sequence ACACATTAAAGATGGTAAAGATGTCGCCAGACAAGGAGACATATCCAAAGCGTTGGAGTTCTTCAAGTTGGCTTACAACATTCACCCAAGTGAGAAACTTAAAAACCGAATAATGAAAATTGAAGAGCTCCTGGCACAGCAGGGCTCCGAGAGCGAGGATGAAGAGTTTGTGAATGTCAACAACAGCGGTTTAATGCTTTTCAAAGATTTATATGACAAGCTGTACGACcaccagagagagggagtggccTTCCTCTACAGCCTGTACAGAGATGGCCGTAAGGGGGGCATCCTGGCAGATGACATGGGCCTGGGTAAGACCATCCAGGtcatctccttcctctctgGCATGTATGATGCCGAGCTGGTTAAGCACACTCTTCTTGTCATGCCAACATCACTCATCAAAAACTGGACCAAAGAGTTTGCCAAGTGGACTCCTGGCATGAGGGTTAAGGAGTTTCATGGCACCAGCAAAGCAGAGCGGACAAGGAATTTGGAAAAAATTCAGAGAAGAGGTGGCGTGCTCATCACAACGTACCAAATGCTCATCAACAACTGGCAGGTTGTGGCATCTTACCATGGCCGAGAGTTTAAATGGGACTACATGATCCTGGACGAAGCACACAAGATAAAAACCACATCCACGAAAACAGCCAAAAGTGCATATGCTGTACCCACTAAAAACAGGGTTCTTCTAACAGGCACTCCGGTGCAGAACAACCTGAGAGAAATGTGGGCTCTCTTTGACTTTGCTTGCCAAGGAACTCTCCTTGGTACATCTAAAACGTTCAAGGCTGAGTATGAGAACCCCATCACACGCGCCAGAGAGAAGGATGCCACCCCTGGGGAAAAGGCTCTTGGGTGCAAAATGTCTGAAAACCTGATGGCCACTATAAATCCATACTTCCTCCGCCGGACAAAAGCGGATGTGCAGCACAACCAAGACTACCCACAGTTAGAAAGTAAGGACAACTCTGCCCCAAATCATGAAAAAGATGCTGGAGCAGTCATGCCAACGCTAACAAGGAAGAATGACTTGATTGTCTGGACGTTCCTGAGCGCAGTTCAGGAAGACATATACAGGCAGTTTCTTTCACTGGACCATATCAAGGAGCTGCTGATGACCACCAGGTCGCCTCTTGCTGAGCTTAACATCCTAAAGAAACTGTGTGACCACCCAAGGATGCTTTCTGCTGTGGCCATAGCTCAGCTGGGCCTGGAGGAAAGTGTAGCTGAAAGCCAGCAGGGCGAAGACTACAACTCGGCCACTAACAGCATTGCCGGTGTTTCAGATGAAACACTGATATCAGAGTCCGGGAAACTGGTGTTTCTGATCGCGCTTCTTGAGAGGCTCAGGGAAGAAGGTCACCGCACTCTTGTCTTTGCTCACTTCAGGAAGGTGCTTGACATCATAGAACGGGTTCTGGTAAACAGAGGGTTTAAGATAGTGAGACTGGATGGTACAATAACTCAACTTGCCGAAAGAGAGAAGCGCATTGCACTGTTTCAGACAGACGAGCGGTATTCTGTCTTCCTCCTGACTACCCAGGTAGGCGGAGTCGGCATCACCCTGACAGCAGCAAATCGAGTTGTAATCTATGACCCCAGTTGGAACCCAGCCACAGATGCACAGGCTGTTGACCGGGCGTACCGCATTGGCCAGACTGAGAACGTGGTCATATACAGGCTGATCACGTGCGGTACGGTGGAAGAAAAGATCTATAGACGACAGATATTTAAAGATTCACTGATCAGACAGACCACTGGAGACAAGAAAAATCCATTTCGCTACTTCAGTaagcaggagctgaaggagctgttCACACTGGAGGACGCACGCTCCTCAACCACCCAGATGCAGCTCCAGTCTATGCACTCCAGGCACCGACGGACAGACCCTGAGCTGGACGAACACATCGCCCACCTTCACACCATGGAGATGTTTGGGATCTCTGACCACGACCTCATGTTCTCCCTCGACGTCAACAATGATGAGGGCCTCAAGGACGAGGAGGAGCACCAGTACATCAATCAGAGGGTCCAGAAGGCTCAGGAGCTGGTGAAGGCAGAGTCAGAGATTCAGATGCAGCTGGCAGAGAGCATGGCAGACAGCACAGAACCAGCCTGGCTCAGACAGCCAGTTCAACACAACAGGGAGAGATCAAATGAGAAGAAACCAAAAAATTCAAGGCCCAGTCCTCCTTTTCCACAAAAAGATGACAATTTCAACAGGTCTCCGGTTCTGGTAGAGCTTGACCAGTCTGGCTCTGGTGAGGAGCCTGGTCAACAAAATCAAAGTAACATGGTGATTGATCTAACTGTAAATGACAGTATGACAGAAGAACAGCACACTCCAGAAGTTAGCCAGGAGCTCGCAGAGCTGGATTCTCCCAAACAGCATTCTTTCAAGAAGGAGCAGAGTGACTTCAAAGAAGCAGATACTTCCGTTTTGGAGGTGATAAATGAGTCACTGAAAATGAGTGATGCTGATGGTGATGCTGGTGCAGCAGGTGACGCCAGTCTGGAATACATTGAATCCATAGTTGAAGAAGATGAACAACAGCAAAATGGGACTTCCCACTCAAATCACACTGATTCAAAAACTCAAGAATTTGCTGTGGAGGAGTTGCAGCCACATGGCACACCGCTGCTGAACAAGAGACTTTCTGTCTTACAGATGTCCAATGCAAGCTTAAATGCAGACGCATCGAAAGGCAGTGTAGGGTTTGAGTCCCTTGAGGGCAACTTCAACTTACAGCTGGAGGACAGCGACATGTTCCcagacatggaggaggaggaaacagacGCCCAAGAGAGGAAGCTGCTGTCACAGCTACAGATGGAAGGCAGCTTTAATGTGGATAAATCCTTGTGTGAGCGAGGAGATGAACAAGAGGCTGAGGAAAGCATCAACGGCTTCCCTGTCTCCAAACTGAACGGGTCTGCTGACAACTCAATCATCATAGcaaacaagaagaaaagaacagcagtgatttatgacagtgatgaggaagaggaggatgatgagcAGATGCCAGTGAGGAGCAATTTTGATGAGTCTCTCCAGGCATTGGGCGCCTCCACACCGAAATCTGTTCGATCTGGATCCACTCCACCTGCCAGGTCACGAAAGAGTGTTGGAGGAAACACCTCTGTGGCCTCACGGCGCTCGCTTGTCCAATCCATAATTGAGGAAGTAGAGAACGTTGCCGAAGGCCAAACTGATGACGATGATGGTACTGATGATTACGGCGAGGACGACTACGACGAACATGTTTCAGAGGGGCATTCTGATGCCTCTGAAGAAGCTTTGTCTCATGAGCTTGAGCTGGAGGAGACCAATGGAGAGACACTAAacacagaggatgaagaggagggagaagacaATGGCGAGGCATACGAGTCAGCACTGGACACTGTTGATGATACCTCTGGAGAGGAAATGGCTAGTAACCCGGAGGAATCGACCAGCGACCCAGAGCTCGCTTCTAATGAGAGAATGGACCAGTGTGTCGCTGACCCGGCTGTTCTGTCGGGCGCAGCGGTGACGGCGGTCCTTGCTGACGACCGAACTCCTGAGTCGGAGGCCGGGAGCTACGACTTCCTGGTCCAGAGAGGGAAACAGTGCTACAGCGAGGGGAAGCTGGATGACGCACTGAACTTCTTCTTGAGAGCCATTGACATTCAACCTGGTGATCCTGAAATTCAGTTTATGACAATACAACTGTACCGCAAGCTGAGTCCAGGAACTAGGAACTGA